In one window of Branchiostoma lanceolatum isolate klBraLanc5 chromosome 15, klBraLanc5.hap2, whole genome shotgun sequence DNA:
- the LOC136449346 gene encoding serine-rich adhesin for platelets-like — protein sequence MPTTVTTSSVSTDTTTPTSATPTDTTASTETPTAITTASITTTASTATTASTDTTASTDTTASTDTTDGTDTTASTDTTASTDTTASTDTTASTDTTDGTDTTASTDTTASTDTTASTDTTASTETTASNDTTASTDTTASTDTPTLVTTASTDTSTAVTAASIANTASTTTTASIDTTDGTDTTASTDTTASTDTTASTATTDGTDTTASTNTTASTDTTDGTDTTASTNTPTLVTTASTDTSTAATAASIASTASTATTASTDTTDGTDTTASTDTTASTDTTASTATTDGTDTTASTDTTASTDTTDGTDTTASTDTTDGTDTTASTATTDGTDTTASNDTTASNDTTASTDTTASTDTPTLVTTASTDTSTAVNAASIANTASTAVTASTDTTDGTDTMASTDTTASTDATASTDTTDGTDTMASTDTTASTDTTASTATTDGTDTTASTDTTDGTDTTVKRRRPLTAATTASAVTSTATTTPNAVSSTAATTLSGVTTTAATTPSNVTSTAATTPSNVSSTAATTLSAVSSTAATTLSGVTTTAATTPSAVSSTAATTLSGVTTTAATTPSAVSSTAATTLSGVTTTAATTPSNVTSTAVTTPSNVSSTAATTLSAVNFTAATTPSTVSSTAATTPSAVSSTAATTLSGVTTTAATTPSNVTSTAVTTPSNVSSTAASTLSAVSSTAATTPSTVSSTAATTPSAVSSTAATTLSGVTTTAATTPSNVTSTAVTTPSAVSSTAATTPSTVSSTAATTPSTVSSTAATTPSNVTSTADTTPSTVSSTAATTLSGVDVTTTAATTPSAVSSTAATTLSGVTTTAATTPSNVTSTAATTLSGVTTTAATTPSAVSSTAATTLSGVTTTAATTPSAVSSTAATTLSGVTTTAATTPSAVSSTAATTLSGVTTTAATTPSTVSSTAATTPSNVSSTAATTLSAVSSTAATTPSNVSSTAATTLSAVNFTAATTPSTVSSTAATTLSAVSSTAATTLSGVTTTAATTPSNVTSTAVTTPSNVSSTAASTLSAVSSTAATTPSTVSSTAATTPSTVSSTAATTPSNVTSTADTTPSTVSSTAATTLSGVDVTTTAATTPSAVSSTAATTLSGVTTTAATTPSAVSSTAATTLSGVTTTAATTPSAVSSTAATTLSGVTTTAATTPSTVSSTAATTPSAVSSTAATTPSTVSSTAATTSSNVSSTAATTPSNVTSTAATTPSTVSSTAATTLSGVTTTAATTPSAVTSTAATTPGAVSSTAATTLSARRHFYSGHYANRRHFYSGHYAQRRHFYSGQYAKRRQFYSGHYAKRRHFYSGHYAQRRHFYSSHYAKRRQFYSGHYAKRRQFYSGHYAKRRHFYSGHYAQRRQFYIGHYANRRHFYSGHYAQRRQFYSGHYAQRRDFYSGHYAQRRHFYSGHYAQRHHFYTGHYAQRRDFYSGHYAQRRHFYSGHYA from the exons ATGCCGACTACCGTCACTACGTCTTCCGTCTCTACTGATACTACCACTCCGACGTCCGCTACCCCCACCGACACTACGGCTAGCACCGAAACTCCTACAGCGATCACTACGGCTAGCATCACGACTACGGCTAGCACCGCCACAACGGCTAGCACCGACACTACGGCTAGCACCGACACTACGGCGAGCACCGACACTACGGATGGCACCGACACTACGGCGAGCACCGACACTACGGCTAGCACTGACACTACGGCTAGCACCGACACTACGGCTAGCACCGACACTACGGATGGCACCGACACTACGGCTAGCACCGACACTACGGCTAGCACCGACACTACGGCTAGCACCGACACTACGGCTAGCACCGAAACTACGGCTAGCAACGACACAACGGCTAGCACCGACACTACGGCTAGCACCGACACTCCTACATTGGTCACTACGGCTAGCACCGACACTTCAACAGCGGTCACTGCAGCTAGCATCGCGAATACGGCTAGCACTACCACTACGGCTAGCATCGACACTACGGATGGCACCGACACTACGGCTAGCACCGACACTACGGCTAGCACCGACACTACGGCTAGCACTGCCACTACGGATGGCACCGACACTACGGCTAGCACCAACACTACGGCTAGCACCGACACTACGGATGGCACCGACACTACGGCTAGCACCAACACTCCTACATTGGTCACTACGGCTAGCACCGACACTTCAACAGCGGCCACTGCAGCTAGCATCGCGAGTACGGCTAGCACTGCCACTACGGCTAGCACCGACACTACGGATGGCACCGACACTACGGCTAGCACCGACACTACGGCTAGCACCGACACTACGGCTAGCACTGCCACTACGGATGGCACCGACACTACGGCTAGCACCGACACTACGGCTAGCACCGACACTACGGATGGCACCGACACTACGGCTAGCACCGACACTACGGATGGCACCGACACTACGGCTAGCACTGCCACTACGGATGGCACCGACACTACGGCTAGCAACGACACTACGGCTAGCAACGACACTACGGCTAGCACCGACACTACGGCTAGCACCGACACTCCTACATTGGTCACTACGGCTAGCACCGACACTTCAACAGCGGTCAATGCAGCTAGCATCGCGAATACGGCTAGCACTGCCGTTACGGCTAGCACCGACACTACGGATGGCACCGACACTATGGCTAGCACCGACACTACGGCTAGCACCGACGCTACGGCTAGCACCGACACTACGGATGGCACCGACACTATGGCTAGCACCGACACTACGGCTAGCACCGACACTACGGCTAGCACTGCCACTACGGATGGCACAGACACTACGGCTAGCACCGACACTACAGATGGCACCGACACTACGGTGAAACGCAGACGCC CTTTAACAGCAGCCACTACGGCCAGCGCCGTCACTTCTACAGCGACCACCACGCCCAAcgccgtcagttctacagcggccactactcTTAGCGGTGTCAcaactacagcggccactacgcccagcaacgtcacttctacagcggccactacgcccagcaaCGTCAGTTCTACAGCAGCTACTACTCTTAGcgccgtcagttctacagcagCTACTACTCTTAGCGGTGTCAcaactacagcggccactacgcccagcgccgtcagttctacagcagCCACTACTCTTAGCGGTGTCAcaactacagcggccactacgcccagcgccgtcagttctacagcagCCACTACTCTTAGCGGTGTCAcaactacagcggccactacgcccagcaaCGTCACTTCTACAGCGGTCACTACGCCCAGCAACGTCAGTTCTACAGCAGCTACTACTCTTAGCGCCGTCAATtttacagcggccactacgcccagcaccgtcagttctacagcggccactacgcccagcgccgtcagttctacagcggccactactcTTAGCGGTGTCAcaactacagcggccactacgcccagcaaCGTCACTTCTACAGCGGTCACAACTCCCAGCAACGTCAGTTCTACAGCAGCTTCTACTCTTAGcgccgtcagttctacagcggccactacgcccagcaccgtcagttctacagcggccactacgcccagcgccgtcagttctacagcggccactactcTTAGCGGTGTCAcaactacagcggccactacgcccagcaaCGTCACTTCTACAGCGGTCACAACTCCCAGcgccgtcagttctacagcggccactacgcccagcaccgtcagttctacagcggccactacgcccagcaccgtcagttctacagcggccactacgcccagcaaCGTCACTTCTACAGCGGACACTACGCCCAGCAccgtcagttctacagcagCTACTACTCTTAGCGGTGTCGACGTCAcaactacagcggccactacgcccagcgccgtcagttctacagcagCTACTACTCTTAGCGGTGTCAcaactacagcggccactacgcccagcaacgtcacttctacagcggccactactcTTAGCGGTGTCAcaactacagcggccactacgcccagcgccgtcagttctacagcagCTACTACTCTTAGCGGTGTCAcaactacagcggccactacgcccagcgccgtcagttctacagcagCTACTACTCTTAGCGGTGTCAcaactacagcggccactacgcccagcgccgtcagttctacagcagCTACTACTCTTAGCGGTGTCAcaactacagcggccactacgcccagcaccgtcagttctacagcggccactacgcccagcaaCGTCAGTTCTACAGCAGCTACTACTCTTAGcgccgtcagttctacagcggccactacgcccagcaaCGTCAGTTCTACAGCAGCTACTACTCTTAGCGCCGTCAATtttacagcggccactacgcccagcaccgtcagttctacagcggccactacgctcagcgccgtcagttctacagcggccactactcTTAGCGGTGTCAcaactacagcggccactacgcccagcaaCGTCACTTCTACAGCGGTCACAACTCCCAGCAACGTCAGTTCTACAGCAGCTTCTACTCTTAGcgccgtcagttctacagcggccactacgcccagcaccgtcagttctacagcggccactacgcccagcaccgtcagttctacagcggccactacgcccagcaaCGTCACTTCTACAGCGGACACTACGCCCAGCAccgtcagttctacagcagCTACTACTCTTAGCGGTGTCGACGTCAcaactacagcggccactacgcccagcgccgtcagttctacagcagCTACTACTCTTAGTGGTGTCAcaactacagcggccactacgcccagcgccgtcagttctacagcagCTACTACTCTTAGCGGTGTCAcaactacagcggccactacgcccagcgccgtcagttctacagcagCTACTACTCTTAGCGGTGTCAcaactacagcggccactacgcccagcaccgtcagttctacagcggccactacgcctagcgccgtcagttctacagcggccactacgcccagcaccgtcagttctacagcggccactacgtcCAGCAAcgtcagttctacagcggccactacgcccagcaacgtcacttctacagcggccactacgcccagcaccgtcagttctacagcagCTACTACTCTTAGCGGTGTCAcaactacagcggccactacgcccagcgccgtcacttctacagcggccactacgcccggcgccgtcagttctacagcggccactactcTTAGCGCC CGCCgtcacttctacagcggccactacgccaaCCGCCgtcacttctacagcggccactacgcccagcgccgtcacttctacagcggccaaTACGCCAAGcgccgtcagttctacagcggccactacgccaaGCGCCgtcacttctacagcggccactacgcccagcgccgtCACTTCTACAGCAGCCACTACGCCAAGCGCCGTCAGTTCTACAGTGGCCACTACGCCAAGcgccgtcagttctacagcggccactacgccaaGCGCCgtcacttctacagcggccactacgcccagcgccgtCAGTTCTACATCGGCCACTACGCCAACCGCCgtcacttctacagcggccactacgcccagcgccgtcagttctacagcggccactacgcccagcgccgtgacttctacagcggccactacgcccagcgccgtcacttctacagcggccactacgcccagcgccaTCACTTCTACActggccactacgcccagcgcc
- the LOC136421280 gene encoding uncharacterized protein encodes MAKQTDDVPDEMPLYSMVNKRQKYSDDSSDFEKNNLTRASRLSSRDNGNPYATPTRERPANNSYGYGNLQTFGGRDNRAFDWKPTVKNVPVNHEYKLPRARLSTTSTNQW; translated from the exons ATGGCGAAACAGACAGACGACGTCCCTGATGAAATGCCTCTGTACAG CATGGTGAACAAACGACAGAAGTACTCTGACGACAGTTCTGACTTTGAGAAGAACAACCTGACCAGGGCGTCTCGTCTGTCCAGTCGGGACAACGGTAACCCGTATGCCACGCCCACCAGGGAACGTCCAGCCAATAACAGCTACGGTTATGGAAACCTTCAGACCTTCGGCGGCCGCGACAACCGTGCATTTGATTGGAAGCCGACTGTTAAGAACGTGCCTGTCAATCAC GAGTACAAACTTCCCCGTGCTCGCCTCTCCACCACCAGTACCAACCAGTGGTGA